In Candidatus Nitronauta litoralis, one DNA window encodes the following:
- a CDS encoding LysR family transcriptional regulator — translation MSWLNYHHLYLFQTIANEGSISKASKTLRLGQPTLSTQLKSLEEYLNIKLFERKNKKLILTEEGKIVLEYANEIFAMGDELQEVVRNGTFNKRTHLRIGVLESLPKRLIHQLVSFARSNRNCATTVLEGDGNYLLRELSAHRIDLLLTNYSPTVDLSEQFDAQLLASVPISIFGTGNYRHLKTNFPQSLINQPFILPTLHSKLRHDLDHFFRANKVSIDITIETQDTSVQKLLGTEGMGLVPLPDFAGKELVDEKKLIKIGTLPEIQENFWLIAGIRKIPNPVALDIMENFSLSI, via the coding sequence ATGTCCTGGTTAAATTATCACCACTTGTACCTGTTTCAAACGATTGCCAATGAGGGCAGCATTTCAAAGGCCTCCAAAACCCTTCGACTGGGCCAGCCCACTTTGAGCACTCAACTCAAAAGCCTTGAAGAGTATCTTAATATTAAATTGTTTGAACGCAAAAATAAAAAGCTGATATTGACTGAGGAAGGAAAAATTGTGCTGGAGTATGCAAATGAGATTTTTGCGATGGGGGATGAACTTCAGGAAGTGGTTCGTAATGGAACATTTAACAAGCGGACCCATTTACGGATTGGAGTACTGGAAAGTCTGCCCAAACGTCTGATCCATCAACTGGTCAGTTTTGCCAGATCAAATCGGAATTGCGCCACCACCGTTCTGGAAGGTGATGGAAATTATCTTCTTCGGGAGCTGTCTGCGCACCGGATCGATTTGCTCCTGACCAACTATTCGCCCACTGTAGATTTGAGCGAACAATTCGATGCCCAGTTATTAGCCAGTGTTCCCATTTCGATTTTCGGGACGGGCAATTACCGCCACCTGAAAACCAATTTTCCCCAATCCCTAATCAATCAGCCTTTTATTCTGCCAACCCTTCACAGCAAGCTGCGCCATGACCTTGATCACTTTTTCCGAGCCAATAAAGTTTCCATCGATATCACCATCGAAACCCAGGACACGAGTGTTCAAAAGCTGCTGGGAACAGAGGGGATGGGGTTGGTGCCTCTTCCGGATTTTGCAGGAAAAGAACTGGTAGACGAAAAAAAGCTGATCAAAATCGGCACCCTTCCGGAAATCCAGGAAAATTTCTGGCTTATTGCAGGAATTCGAAAAATACCCAACCCCGTAGCCCTCGATATCATGGAAAACTTTTCACTTTCCATTTAA
- a CDS encoding tetratricopeptide repeat protein yields MSLHTAAQNTASKINKSDGQGAILVLGEACSELSGLPSSDEFLEIIKATYPDAHEKATTKDLIGCCSELPDSDRDDLLAKQEKKAKINWAHLAVALLMKKGLVSRVLTLNPDSLLLKACSLVGVFPHVFDCTLSTVSSSPRIPENAVFFLNGRSLGQATGNMDAALAGLSDHQVVVIGHKAEANDEVAGLLSKSGPFSKGFLWVKHGQGGVPESIDELLEDDNGDCVESPDPDTFMIALAQQLDALSPNFLNFPFTHLGGMLKSIAPFPVEGIDAGIQITDIPLFQTRQAIQQFEGENRGQDVGAPSLESLDSPEKIQAVKAARTALVEGDLKKILDYRPEYDQNPNSALGDLLSLAYLSHGDALLEQAQEKGGDASFDLLSQAGEQYSGALEITPDNHEVLFKLGKLLVEQAKLKSGADAENLFGQAAEKYQKALELKPDLHEANYGWGFALLEQAASRTDETVDQFFAQATEKFQAVLKAEPEHGGAAYGCGFALFSQARKKKGAEALRLYGQAAEKLNTALKVDPHNADALLHMGQSLLVFSKSKKGEEQDRMLAATAEKFQSCVKLRPNSPEAFFGWADALLERGLARDDGQGEEYCSLAMEKFQTVLALKPDMPRVNFRWGVGLLRMARRKSGDAASKLLNQAAEKFQNAIRIVPTNHEAFTKLGSVYSQLAQGKSGPSADALLSNAVENYEQAIKIQPNNPEAFTLWGNVFYQLADGKQGIEAEAFLYKAIEKFQEAIKIRADYLKAISNWGNALFKLGKSKGGEEGMLLLSQAEGKYEAAIKIKPDDPLALTNFGGILLKKARKAEGGDADLMIEKAQDYLKQALEYNEDNPDALTYMSEVLMEQAKSKKGINAHPLLAEAKAKLQKAEELQPGVATYTMAKLMGQLANESGCREWLQKCKTNENLPPQEELDNEPAFANMAQSKWFKGLWLPASAREAEPKEGDEGTAGKEKNSKAEKPK; encoded by the coding sequence ATGAGTCTTCATACTGCCGCCCAGAATACTGCTTCCAAAATAAATAAATCCGATGGGCAAGGTGCCATCCTTGTTTTAGGGGAGGCATGCTCAGAGCTTTCGGGGCTTCCGTCCAGCGATGAGTTTCTGGAGATAATCAAGGCGACCTATCCGGATGCCCATGAAAAAGCCACCACCAAAGATCTGATTGGATGTTGTTCTGAGTTACCCGATAGTGACCGCGATGATTTGCTGGCCAAGCAGGAAAAAAAGGCGAAGATTAACTGGGCTCATCTCGCTGTTGCCTTGTTGATGAAAAAGGGCCTTGTGTCCCGTGTTCTTACCTTGAATCCCGATTCCTTGTTGCTTAAGGCCTGTTCGCTGGTTGGAGTTTTTCCACACGTGTTCGATTGTACGCTTTCAACTGTTTCCTCTTCCCCCAGGATTCCAGAGAATGCAGTTTTTTTCCTGAATGGGCGGAGCCTGGGGCAGGCGACAGGAAACATGGATGCCGCTTTGGCAGGGTTAAGTGATCATCAGGTTGTTGTCATCGGGCACAAGGCCGAGGCCAACGATGAGGTGGCAGGGCTTTTATCTAAATCGGGTCCATTTTCAAAAGGGTTTCTATGGGTGAAACACGGACAGGGTGGGGTGCCGGAATCTATTGATGAATTACTCGAAGATGATAATGGGGATTGTGTAGAAAGCCCTGACCCGGATACTTTTATGATTGCCCTGGCCCAGCAGCTGGACGCTTTATCACCCAACTTTCTGAATTTCCCCTTTACACATCTTGGCGGGATGCTTAAATCGATTGCTCCGTTTCCTGTTGAGGGTATTGATGCCGGAATTCAAATAACAGACATCCCCCTGTTCCAAACCCGTCAAGCCATTCAACAGTTTGAGGGAGAAAATCGCGGGCAGGATGTTGGTGCCCCCAGCCTTGAGAGTCTCGACAGTCCTGAAAAAATTCAGGCTGTAAAAGCTGCACGTACTGCACTTGTCGAAGGCGACCTCAAAAAGATCCTGGATTACCGCCCGGAATACGATCAAAACCCGAACTCGGCCCTTGGGGATTTGTTGTCCCTGGCTTATCTCTCCCATGGAGACGCCTTGTTGGAGCAGGCTCAGGAAAAAGGGGGCGATGCCTCTTTCGACCTGTTATCGCAAGCAGGGGAGCAATACTCCGGTGCGCTGGAAATCACACCCGACAATCATGAGGTTTTATTCAAGCTGGGCAAACTGCTGGTCGAGCAGGCTAAACTGAAATCCGGAGCTGATGCGGAAAACCTGTTTGGTCAGGCAGCGGAAAAATACCAGAAAGCGCTGGAACTGAAACCGGATCTGCATGAAGCAAATTATGGTTGGGGATTTGCCCTGCTCGAGCAGGCGGCTTCCAGAACCGACGAAACGGTAGATCAGTTTTTTGCGCAAGCGACAGAGAAATTTCAAGCGGTTTTGAAGGCTGAGCCGGAACACGGAGGGGCGGCATATGGTTGTGGGTTTGCCCTGTTCAGTCAGGCTCGCAAGAAAAAAGGTGCGGAAGCACTGCGTCTTTATGGTCAGGCTGCAGAAAAGCTAAACACTGCACTCAAGGTGGATCCACATAACGCTGATGCCTTGTTGCACATGGGGCAATCCCTGCTGGTATTTTCTAAATCGAAAAAAGGTGAAGAGCAGGATCGCATGCTGGCCGCTACTGCGGAAAAATTTCAGTCCTGCGTCAAGCTGCGACCCAATTCTCCTGAAGCGTTCTTTGGTTGGGCCGATGCCCTTCTTGAACGTGGGCTGGCGCGCGATGATGGCCAGGGCGAGGAATATTGTTCGCTTGCGATGGAAAAATTCCAGACGGTACTGGCGCTTAAGCCGGATATGCCTCGTGTGAATTTCCGCTGGGGGGTCGGCCTTTTAAGAATGGCACGACGAAAAAGCGGCGATGCAGCAAGCAAGCTGCTTAACCAGGCAGCAGAAAAATTTCAGAATGCGATCCGTATTGTGCCGACCAATCACGAAGCTTTCACCAAGCTGGGTAGCGTCTATTCCCAACTTGCACAAGGCAAATCAGGACCTTCTGCCGATGCGCTGCTCTCCAATGCGGTGGAAAATTATGAACAGGCGATCAAAATCCAGCCGAATAACCCGGAAGCCTTCACTCTTTGGGGCAACGTGTTCTATCAACTCGCGGATGGCAAGCAGGGTATTGAGGCTGAAGCTTTTCTTTACAAGGCAATTGAAAAATTCCAGGAAGCGATCAAGATCCGGGCGGATTATCTGAAGGCGATCAGCAACTGGGGTAATGCTCTGTTCAAGCTTGGAAAATCCAAGGGGGGCGAGGAAGGCATGTTGCTGCTTTCGCAGGCGGAAGGAAAATATGAAGCAGCCATCAAGATCAAACCGGATGATCCGTTAGCCCTCACTAATTTCGGAGGCATCCTCCTTAAAAAAGCGCGTAAGGCTGAGGGGGGCGATGCGGATTTGATGATTGAGAAGGCACAGGATTACCTCAAGCAGGCACTTGAATACAATGAGGACAACCCGGATGCGCTTACCTATATGAGCGAAGTGCTGATGGAGCAGGCCAAATCCAAAAAGGGTATTAACGCTCACCCCTTATTGGCTGAGGCTAAAGCAAAATTACAAAAAGCGGAAGAACTCCAACCCGGTGTTGCGACCTACACCATGGCCAAGCTCATGGGGCAACTGGCAAATGAATCGGGCTGCCGCGAATGGTTGCAGAAATGCAAAACCAACGAAAACCTTCCGCCTCAGGAAGAACTCGATAATGAACCGGCCTTCGCTAACATGGCCCAGTCCAAGTGGTTTAAAGGGTTGTGGCTCCCCGCCTCAGCCAGGGAAGCTGAGCCCAAAGAAGGAGACGAAGGCACGGCTGGGAAAGAGAAAAATTCCAAGGCTGAAAAGCCCAAGTAA
- a CDS encoding CDP-alcohol phosphatidyltransferase family protein: MANLIESALENGSDNARVVLILRDPPAPYKLEDWYLKPITGVPFVLLNILNLQRGGVEHLTLYHPNLKAGNGDSWVERVKEDKRCKLELNIVSDRDGLKKALEQSPWVVNGGALHRKQEIAVLLSGATDQGWVEQVNIDEVPALTEFRKTSLSGDGEKDIEDAGALVYFSGAKDRQLSQRRDFRRQSAVLLAESGLSNDSLMDRLVTRQISRQFTRFLVMTPLTPNQITFIAMITGLMAAACFWSGGYEGGVAGAVLLLVSAWIDCADGEVARLKFLESPLGGILDIWADNIVHSAVFFSIGMGLFFSTENGIYKILGTLAVIGTLMAFALLQSSLIESKMKATEEVSGKNEKEKEDTSLVDQMANRDFIYFLFALALVDQLGIFLALTAIGSNVFALWLVFLRYRGAWSSSTDLCSKNSEKLKR, from the coding sequence ATGGCGAACCTTATTGAATCAGCTTTAGAAAACGGGTCCGATAACGCTCGAGTTGTATTGATCCTGAGAGATCCCCCGGCCCCGTACAAGCTGGAAGACTGGTATTTGAAGCCGATTACGGGCGTTCCGTTTGTATTATTGAACATCCTGAATCTGCAGCGGGGCGGGGTTGAGCATCTGACCCTTTATCACCCGAACCTTAAGGCTGGTAACGGCGATTCCTGGGTCGAACGGGTAAAAGAGGATAAGCGTTGCAAGTTGGAATTGAACATCGTTTCTGACCGCGACGGCCTTAAAAAAGCGTTGGAACAAAGTCCTTGGGTAGTTAATGGCGGGGCATTGCACCGGAAACAGGAAATTGCAGTCCTTCTTTCTGGGGCAACGGACCAGGGATGGGTCGAGCAAGTAAACATTGATGAAGTTCCAGCGTTAACAGAATTCAGAAAGACCTCGCTGTCAGGAGACGGCGAGAAAGATATTGAGGATGCCGGGGCCCTGGTATATTTTTCCGGCGCGAAAGACAGGCAATTGAGTCAAAGACGGGATTTCCGTCGGCAATCGGCAGTTCTGCTGGCAGAAAGTGGATTGAGCAATGACAGCTTGATGGACCGGCTGGTCACGCGTCAGATTTCGCGGCAGTTCACCCGTTTTTTAGTCATGACTCCTCTGACGCCTAATCAGATCACTTTCATCGCCATGATAACAGGGTTGATGGCGGCGGCCTGTTTCTGGTCTGGAGGGTATGAAGGGGGAGTTGCCGGGGCCGTGTTGCTTCTTGTTTCGGCTTGGATCGATTGTGCTGATGGAGAGGTGGCGAGGCTGAAGTTTCTGGAATCCCCCTTGGGAGGAATTCTCGATATCTGGGCGGACAACATTGTTCACTCCGCCGTATTTTTTTCAATCGGGATGGGGTTGTTTTTCTCGACCGAAAACGGTATTTATAAAATTCTCGGAACTTTGGCGGTCATTGGCACGCTGATGGCGTTCGCCCTTTTGCAATCAAGTCTTATCGAAAGCAAAATGAAGGCGACTGAGGAGGTTTCGGGGAAAAACGAAAAGGAAAAAGAAGACACGTCTCTGGTCGATCAAATGGCCAACCGTGACTTCATTTACTTTCTGTTTGCTCTGGCCCTGGTTGACCAATTGGGAATTTTTCTTGCCCTGACTGCGATTGGGTCTAATGTTTTTGCTTTATGGCTGGTGTTCCTGCGTTATCGCGGGGCGTGGTCTTCATCCACCGACTTGTGTTCCAAAAACTCAGAAAAGCTTAAACGATGA
- a CDS encoding CDP-alcohol phosphatidyltransferase family protein — MTSHVDRAVIILTPPEGGWRWLLDKPLAGVPALQRLVFTMGRAGIEKILILSEDLDAHRRLKLQENFAADPRSRAEVLIQDRYQEGEVGEFLQLDEAMDSAPILLAPGNLVTTTASLRKFLGKNSFSEPDGNSGDDEYSLPALIASSKLKRVKADKMVFSKEPLPAISRPGAKGESFFRLVEDHRQFRRLESDLIHQHRHHYSQLLDVYFNVHFSLPISSLLIRLPVTPNQVTIFGLVIGAAAGWLFSLGDYMSGLVGGVLLAFTAIWDCCDGDVARMKFMESDFGETLDTACDNIINIFIFLGLAFGVAKVHGWGYALLPFALLALGGLSIFALIYFPEGGKGDFFKGTKIFDVIELLASRNFIYIILGFSVFGRLDWFLWLAGFGSLIFALILFYEKQRIQKTRSVKPVENGRA; from the coding sequence ATGACTTCCCACGTTGACCGCGCAGTTATCATACTCACCCCGCCCGAAGGTGGTTGGCGCTGGCTTCTGGACAAACCCCTAGCGGGTGTTCCGGCTTTGCAGCGCCTGGTGTTTACTATGGGGCGGGCAGGTATAGAAAAGATTTTGATCCTGAGTGAAGACCTGGATGCACACCGGCGATTAAAGCTGCAGGAAAATTTTGCTGCCGATCCCAGAAGCAGGGCTGAGGTTTTGATTCAGGACCGCTATCAGGAAGGAGAGGTGGGCGAATTTCTGCAACTGGATGAGGCCATGGACTCGGCTCCTATTCTTCTGGCACCCGGTAATCTGGTAACCACCACAGCTAGTTTGCGGAAATTTCTAGGTAAAAATTCTTTTAGCGAACCAGATGGCAATTCGGGCGATGATGAATACTCTTTGCCCGCCCTCATTGCTTCCTCAAAGTTAAAGCGGGTAAAGGCGGATAAGATGGTTTTTTCGAAAGAGCCTCTCCCGGCTATTTCTCGACCCGGTGCCAAAGGCGAATCTTTTTTTCGTCTGGTAGAAGACCACCGCCAATTTCGTCGATTGGAGTCGGACCTCATTCATCAGCATCGGCATCATTACAGCCAATTACTGGATGTTTATTTCAATGTCCATTTTTCACTTCCGATCTCCTCCCTATTGATTCGTCTTCCGGTGACACCGAATCAGGTGACTATTTTCGGCCTGGTGATCGGGGCGGCAGCAGGCTGGCTGTTTTCCCTCGGTGATTACATGAGCGGTCTCGTTGGAGGGGTTTTACTGGCTTTCACGGCTATCTGGGATTGCTGTGATGGCGATGTGGCGCGAATGAAATTCATGGAATCCGATTTCGGTGAAACCCTGGATACAGCATGCGATAACATCATCAATATTTTTATATTTTTAGGGCTGGCTTTCGGGGTTGCCAAGGTTCACGGCTGGGGGTATGCGCTGTTACCCTTCGCGCTGTTGGCTTTGGGCGGACTTAGCATTTTTGCCCTGATTTATTTTCCGGAAGGGGGTAAAGGAGATTTTTTCAAAGGAACAAAGATATTTGATGTCATCGAGCTATTAGCAAGCCGCAACTTTATTTACATAATTCTTGGGTTCTCAGTGTTTGGTCGGCTGGACTGGTTTCTTTGGCTGGCTGGGTTCGGGTCGCTGATTTTTGCGCTGATCCTGTTTTATGAGAAACAAAGGATTCAGAAAACCCGGTCGGTAAAACCCGTGGAAAATGGTCGCGCGTAG
- a CDS encoding pentapeptide repeat-containing protein, with translation MSESNMTQREAAEAGKANLQKANLLGHDLREADLSSANLQHANLRKSKLQSVNLSGADLNTAALSTADLTDADLTDADLSHAELIGTRLNGARLAGARLHRATVSKADMTETDLREADLSEVINLTCEQLKSAMIDRSTKLPEYIKLVWSSDTEFDCRDNKRRIDETL, from the coding sequence ATGTCTGAATCAAATATGACACAGCGCGAAGCGGCGGAGGCTGGGAAAGCAAATCTGCAAAAAGCCAACCTGCTGGGGCATGATCTTCGCGAAGCTGATTTGAGCTCGGCCAATCTCCAACATGCCAACCTGCGGAAAAGCAAATTGCAGTCGGTAAACTTAAGCGGCGCGGACCTCAACACGGCAGCACTCAGCACGGCTGATCTCACCGACGCTGATCTCACCGATGCCGACCTTTCACACGCAGAATTAATCGGTACGCGCCTAAACGGTGCTCGGCTCGCTGGTGCCAGGTTGCATCGCGCCACGGTGAGCAAAGCCGATATGACGGAAACCGACTTGCGTGAGGCGGATTTATCCGAAGTGATCAACCTCACCTGCGAACAATTAAAATCCGCCATGATTGACCGCAGCACAAAACTCCCTGAATATATTAAACTGGTCTGGAGTTCTGATACCGAATTCGATTGCCGCGATAACAAACGCCGCATTGATGAAACGCTATAA
- the hemG gene encoding protoporphyrinogen oxidase codes for MRHLIIIGGGIAGLAAAHRVQEAIGQGVPVKCTVLEASDRFGGKINTRRENGCIIESGPDSFITQKPQALALCKKLGLGDRIVGTRKNNKTFIYLNRRMLTLPDGLSLMVPTKFLPFITTSLFTWPGKIRMGMDLILPRRRSKRDESLASFVRRRFGQEAVDRLAQPLLSGIYSSDPEKMSMRATFPRFLETEKKYGSLIVGMLAAKKAMLQRKPEKPAGYQAYTMFVTLKNGMSELVETLMEKCPDIEFKSNAPITGLEKSGDGVAVTLESGEVMNADAVLVATPANVTARLTQKIAPEVSEKLSSIPFVSTAGVVLGFKRDGFKHPLKGFGFVVPATESRKITACTWVSSKFPCRAPDDTILLRAFVGGALKQELAEQTPEQILKDVKGELRYIMGITETPEFEHVFQYKKGNVQYPVHHQELVVSIEEDLKNHPGLFMAGSAFKGVGIPDCIAHGTEVTEQILDYLSREQSDN; via the coding sequence ATGCGTCATTTGATCATCATTGGCGGGGGCATTGCAGGGTTAGCAGCAGCCCACCGCGTGCAGGAAGCTATTGGGCAAGGGGTCCCAGTAAAATGCACCGTTCTGGAAGCTTCCGACCGGTTTGGAGGGAAAATCAACACCCGCAGGGAAAACGGCTGCATTATCGAAAGCGGCCCCGATTCCTTCATTACCCAGAAACCCCAGGCGCTCGCTCTGTGCAAAAAACTGGGGCTGGGGGACCGCATTGTCGGTACCCGCAAGAACAACAAAACATTCATTTACCTCAACCGTCGCATGTTGACTCTGCCGGATGGCCTCAGCCTGATGGTGCCGACCAAGTTCCTACCATTTATCACCACATCACTGTTCACCTGGCCCGGGAAAATCCGTATGGGAATGGATCTGATACTTCCGAGGCGACGAAGCAAACGTGATGAAAGCCTGGCCAGTTTCGTAAGGCGTCGATTTGGACAGGAAGCGGTAGACCGCCTGGCACAACCCCTGCTCTCGGGCATTTATTCTTCAGACCCTGAAAAGATGAGCATGAGGGCAACGTTCCCGCGGTTTCTTGAAACTGAAAAAAAATATGGCTCCCTGATCGTTGGCATGCTGGCGGCCAAAAAGGCCATGCTGCAAAGAAAACCGGAAAAGCCCGCTGGCTACCAGGCCTACACCATGTTTGTCACCCTGAAAAACGGGATGAGTGAACTGGTTGAAACGCTCATGGAGAAATGTCCGGATATCGAATTCAAAAGCAACGCACCCATAACCGGCCTGGAGAAATCCGGGGATGGAGTTGCCGTCACTCTGGAATCAGGGGAAGTGATGAACGCCGATGCAGTCCTGGTGGCCACGCCGGCCAACGTCACCGCACGCCTGACTCAAAAAATTGCACCAGAGGTCTCTGAAAAACTGAGCAGTATTCCCTTTGTTTCTACCGCCGGGGTGGTGCTGGGATTTAAACGGGATGGTTTTAAACATCCGTTGAAGGGCTTTGGGTTTGTCGTACCGGCAACAGAAAGCCGGAAAATCACCGCCTGCACCTGGGTGTCTTCCAAGTTCCCGTGTCGCGCTCCCGACGATACTATTCTGTTACGGGCATTTGTAGGAGGAGCTTTGAAGCAGGAACTGGCGGAACAAACACCGGAGCAGATACTAAAGGACGTTAAAGGTGAGCTTCGCTATATCATGGGAATAACCGAAACACCGGAGTTCGAGCATGTCTTTCAATATAAAAAAGGCAATGTTCAATACCCGGTTCACCATCAGGAACTGGTGGTATCCATTGAAGAAGATTTGAAAAACCATCCGGGTTTGTTCATGGCGGGCAGTGCCTTTAAGGGTGTTGGCATTCCCGATTGCATCGCCCATGGAACTGAAGTGACCGAACAAATTCTGGACTATCTTTCCAGGGAACAATCCGACAACTGA
- a CDS encoding scaffolding protein — MAAEVVVDTSPNENAMKYTVVGKQVIEKGHKTYSKTEEASDCPVAQALFGIEGVTSVFLMADFITVTKSPEAKWDGILEAAKNAIAEAYA, encoded by the coding sequence ATGGCAGCAGAAGTAGTAGTTGATACCAGCCCCAATGAAAATGCAATGAAGTACACGGTCGTTGGGAAGCAGGTCATTGAAAAAGGTCATAAAACCTACAGTAAAACCGAGGAAGCCAGCGACTGCCCGGTTGCGCAAGCCCTGTTTGGCATTGAAGGAGTCACCAGCGTTTTCCTGATGGCGGACTTTATTACAGTGACCAAATCACCGGAAGCTAAATGGGACGGAATCCTGGAAGCAGCGAAAAACGCCATTGCAGAAGCCTATGCCTGA
- a CDS encoding redoxin domain-containing protein has product MPDQVVRAPALDAAGLPWFNVPRPLDLDDLAGKIVILDFWTYCCINCIHIIPTLKRIEALFPDELVVIGVHSPKFSGEKETDNLERAIHRYEIEHPIVHDVDFGIWKRYAVNAWPTLMFVSPDGYILGQLPGEPDPKLLEESLTHLVAEMKKNGTLSGGAAELIAPMKSTETGALSFPGKIAYSKTNREFAIADSNHNQIVTTDLEGNVTRRIGAGTIGKSDGSFEEAEFYRPQGLCFEDNIIWVADTENHLLRKIDLENKIVETVAGTGVQGAFLKGTGTALEIALSSPWDVSLKDGWLYFANAGTHQIGVYYIQEKETALFAGTGQESLTDAPRLVATFAQPSGLSVNGDKLYLADSETSAIRSIRLDDIGLTATYVGTGLFDFGDKDGKGKQAVLQHPLGVHYADGALFIADSYNHKIKVLDLNTQEVHTVEASADIICDDDSCTRLWEPAGVLCLEKDLYVSDTNNHRILKINLDTEKTEIFLK; this is encoded by the coding sequence ATGCCTGATCAGGTCGTGCGGGCCCCCGCACTTGATGCTGCCGGGCTGCCCTGGTTCAATGTTCCGCGCCCACTGGACCTGGATGACCTTGCCGGCAAAATCGTCATTCTCGATTTCTGGACTTACTGTTGCATCAACTGCATTCACATCATCCCGACCCTGAAACGGATCGAAGCCCTGTTCCCGGATGAACTGGTGGTGATCGGAGTGCACTCGCCCAAGTTCAGTGGCGAAAAAGAAACAGACAACCTGGAACGTGCCATTCACCGTTACGAAATCGAGCACCCAATCGTGCACGATGTCGACTTTGGCATCTGGAAACGTTACGCGGTCAATGCCTGGCCCACCTTGATGTTTGTTTCTCCGGATGGGTACATTCTGGGCCAACTTCCGGGTGAACCCGACCCAAAACTGCTGGAAGAAAGCCTGACCCATCTGGTTGCCGAGATGAAGAAAAACGGCACACTTTCGGGAGGCGCTGCGGAATTGATCGCTCCCATGAAGTCCACGGAAACAGGCGCACTTAGTTTTCCAGGGAAAATCGCTTACAGCAAAACCAATCGCGAATTCGCCATCGCTGATAGCAACCACAACCAGATCGTCACCACAGACTTGGAAGGCAACGTCACGCGGCGTATTGGGGCAGGAACAATCGGAAAATCCGATGGTAGTTTTGAAGAAGCAGAATTTTATCGTCCGCAGGGACTGTGTTTCGAAGACAACATCATCTGGGTTGCCGACACAGAAAACCACCTGCTGCGAAAAATCGATCTGGAAAACAAAATAGTCGAAACTGTCGCGGGCACAGGCGTTCAAGGCGCCTTTCTTAAAGGCACCGGGACGGCGTTGGAAATCGCCCTGTCCTCTCCATGGGATGTGTCTTTAAAAGACGGCTGGTTGTACTTCGCCAATGCCGGAACGCATCAGATCGGCGTCTACTATATCCAGGAAAAGGAAACCGCCCTGTTTGCGGGAACCGGACAGGAATCACTCACCGATGCCCCCCGACTGGTCGCCACCTTTGCGCAGCCCAGTGGACTTTCGGTCAACGGCGACAAGCTGTACCTGGCAGACAGTGAAACCAGTGCCATACGCTCCATTCGCCTGGATGATATCGGGCTCACAGCGACCTATGTCGGTACCGGGTTGTTTGACTTCGGTGACAAGGATGGCAAAGGCAAACAGGCGGTCCTGCAGCATCCACTGGGTGTTCATTACGCTGACGGAGCACTATTTATTGCGGACTCCTACAACCACAAAATAAAGGTGTTGGATTTGAATACGCAGGAGGTCCATACCGTAGAAGCTTCTGCGGACATCATCTGCGATGATGACAGTTGCACGCGCCTTTGGGAACCTGCGGGGGTACTGTGCCTTGAAAAAGATTTATACGTATCCGACACCAACAATCACCGTATCCTCAAGATCAATCTGGATACGGAAAAAACCGAAATATTTTTGAAGTGA
- a CDS encoding sel1 repeat family protein: MKNSIIPLLILFLLIPSTHFAQDLGGLGELDDGGDLEMEITGKVVDVKVDSLRVKPEGQWRPKVGDPVRIVIGSGVVREVTEDGVIVDLKNGGAAVNMVASIRSPNAELGSGSAMVETHLTPATPPVTPSAPPAPPKPQAPEPPKWASLSAEENYNMGAKYYQGDKVAQDYGKALDWFQHAADKGHVGALNDIGVMYELGQGVSKNPAKAVEYYQKAVAKNYALGHYNLGRAYETGNGIGKNYSEALKSFRRAARMGEKNAQNKLSSRGQRW, encoded by the coding sequence ATGAAAAACTCTATCATTCCTCTGTTAATTTTATTCTTACTGATTCCATCAACTCATTTCGCTCAGGATCTAGGTGGCCTCGGAGAACTGGACGACGGCGGCGATCTCGAAATGGAGATCACTGGCAAGGTGGTCGATGTGAAAGTCGATTCGCTCAGGGTCAAACCTGAAGGCCAGTGGCGGCCTAAAGTTGGAGATCCGGTACGTATCGTGATCGGGTCTGGGGTGGTACGCGAGGTGACGGAGGATGGTGTCATTGTGGATCTCAAAAACGGCGGGGCCGCAGTGAACATGGTCGCTTCAATCCGTTCACCCAATGCGGAGCTTGGCAGCGGTTCGGCAATGGTGGAAACACATTTAACACCTGCGACACCCCCGGTAACCCCATCTGCCCCCCCTGCCCCTCCAAAACCCCAGGCACCCGAACCGCCTAAATGGGCTTCCTTATCTGCCGAAGAAAATTATAATATGGGTGCAAAGTATTATCAGGGCGATAAGGTTGCGCAAGACTACGGAAAAGCTCTGGACTGGTTTCAGCACGCAGCGGATAAGGGCCATGTTGGAGCCTTGAATGATATCGGTGTGATGTACGAACTTGGCCAGGGTGTCTCCAAAAACCCGGCAAAGGCAGTGGAATATTATCAGAAGGCCGTTGCCAAAAATTATGCGCTGGGCCATTACAATCTGGGGCGCGCTTATGAAACCGGAAATGGAATTGGAAAAAATTATTCAGAAGCTCTCAAATCTTTCCGCAGGGCAGCGCGTATGGGAGAAAAAAACGCGCAAAATAAATTGAGCTCACGCGGGCAACGCTGGTAG